In Streptomyces capitiformicae, one genomic interval encodes:
- a CDS encoding glycoside hydrolase family 6 protein, with amino-acid sequence MVVAAAVVTVVGTVTGVVTAMNGDTGSDEARPLTSRSPSLPSEPADPTPATPSPSRSSLTPSKSPEPSRKAGVQPSAERTEQRTEPLTEPGELYRHPDSQVLDWVRDNPGDPRSAVIESGIADHPAAIWFTDPDPATVTSQVAAVASGGAAQGRVPVLVAYAIPDRDCGGASQGGASSLDAYDAWIDAFAAGLGSDEVIVILEPDAIAQSDCLSAGARADRFASLARAGRVLKAANPGARVYYDAGHSGWNAPDKQAALLRQAGAASPDASDGVFSNVSNFNRTDAEVAYTRHVLAALGGPASLGAVIDTSRNGNGAPTDGAWCDPSGRSLGQPPTLGTGEARIDAYLWVKLPGESDGCRGRAGAFSPEYAYELARG; translated from the coding sequence ATGGTCGTGGCCGCGGCGGTCGTGACCGTCGTCGGCACCGTCACCGGAGTGGTGACCGCGATGAACGGCGACACAGGCTCCGACGAGGCCCGCCCCCTGACGAGCCGCTCACCGAGCCTCCCATCCGAGCCGGCCGACCCGACCCCGGCGACCCCGTCCCCGTCGCGGAGCTCGCTCACGCCCTCGAAGTCGCCCGAACCCTCGAGGAAGGCCGGCGTGCAGCCCTCGGCGGAGCGGACCGAACAGCGGACGGAGCCCCTGACCGAACCCGGTGAGCTCTACCGTCACCCCGACTCCCAGGTCCTCGACTGGGTCCGTGACAACCCCGGTGACCCGCGCAGCGCCGTCATCGAGTCCGGCATCGCCGACCACCCGGCCGCCATCTGGTTCACGGACCCCGACCCGGCCACCGTCACGTCCCAGGTCGCGGCGGTCGCCTCCGGTGGGGCCGCGCAGGGCCGGGTGCCGGTCCTCGTGGCGTACGCGATCCCCGACCGCGACTGCGGCGGGGCCTCGCAGGGCGGGGCGTCGAGCCTGGACGCGTACGACGCCTGGATCGATGCCTTCGCCGCCGGGCTCGGCTCGGACGAGGTCATCGTGATCCTGGAGCCGGACGCGATCGCCCAGTCGGACTGTCTCTCCGCCGGCGCGCGGGCCGACCGCTTCGCGTCCCTCGCCCGCGCCGGTCGCGTCCTGAAGGCGGCCAACCCCGGCGCCCGGGTCTACTACGACGCCGGGCACTCCGGATGGAACGCGCCGGACAAGCAGGCCGCACTGCTCCGCCAGGCGGGCGCCGCCTCGCCCGACGCCTCCGACGGCGTCTTCAGCAACGTGTCGAACTTCAACCGCACGGACGCCGAGGTCGCCTACACCCGCCATGTGCTGGCCGCCCTCGGCGGCCCCGCGAGCCTCGGCGCCGTCATCGACACCAGCCGCAACGGCAACGGAGCCCCCACCGACGGCGCATGGTGCGACCCCTCCGGCCGCAGCCTCGGACAGCCGCCGACCCTCGGCACCGGCGAGGCCCGCATCGACGCCTATCTGTGGGTGAAACTGCCGGGCGAGTCCGACGGCTGCCGGGGGAGGGCGGGGGCGTTCTCACCGGAGTACGCGTACGAGCTGGCGCGGGGCTGA